The window CCGACGGGAGCGGAGCAGCGGTGTCCTGATCGGCCACCCCCCGCACCGGGGTCGCGGCAGCCAGGAGCAGGAGGAACGGCAGGGCGGTACGCATCGTTCGCGACTCCGGTCAGGCGAAGGAGAGGCGGGTCCGCAGCTTGGCCAGCGCGGCCGTGCGGATCTGCGAGATGCGCGAGACGGTCAGACCGAGGACGTCCCCGATCTCGCGCAGCTTCAGCTCTTCGTAGTAGTAGAGCGCCAGCACGGTGCGCTCCTGTGGCTCCAGGCCTTCCAGCTCTCGGAGCAGCACGGCGTGACGCTGTTCGCGGTCGACGCTCTCGTCCGCGCCCTCCGCGCCCTCGTCCACGAGCAGGTCGCGCTGGGGGCGGCCGGCTGCGCTGTCCCCTTCCGGCCCCGGACTGTCGATGGACACCTGCAGGGTGTGCTCGGTCTCGGAGCGCCAACGGAAGAGCGTGTCCGCATCGACACCCATCTCGCTCGCGGTCTCGAGGTCGGAGGGCGCGCGCTCCAGTTGCTGCTCGAGCGCGGCCTGCGCGCCTTCGATCTGGCGCTGCTTGTCGCGGATCGACCGCGGGACGGGGTCGAGCCTGCGCACTTCGTCCAGGATGGCGCCGCGGATGCGGGGCACCGCGAACGTGCTGAAGGCGTGCCCCCGGTCGGCGTCGAACTTCTCGAGCGCGTCGATCAGCCCCAGCGTGCCGGCGCTGACCAGCTCCTCGAACTCGATGTCGCCTCCCAGCTTGCGGCTCAGCTTGCGCGCCACGTGGTAGACGAGGTTGAGGTGCTTCTCGACCTCACGGTTCCGCTCCAGGTCGGACAGCGAACCGGAATCGGCGTACGGTCCCATCATCCTTCTCACGTGCTGGAGACGACCCGATCGCCGTCGGCTGCTGCGGCGCGGGTGTGGAGTTCATGTTGGATGGAGGCGGCCATCTCCATCGCCGCGCGGGCGGCGGGAGCCTCCGGTGCGGTGTGCTGGATCGGTCGCGTGCCTTCCAGACCCACGACCAGGCGGGCGTCGACCGGCACGGTCCCGAGGTGCTCGATGGCCCCGGTGTCGAAACGGGCGGCCGCGTCCTCGAGGCAGGCCACCACGGGGCGGGCGCGGTCGGGATCCTCGCGGCTGACCACGAGCTGCCGACGCAGGTCCGGATAGCGGCCCCGCAACGCCTTGAGGAGCGCGTACGCGGAGGCGACGGCGAGGCGCTCGGCGGTCGTGACCGCCACCAGGCGATCCGCTCCGAGCGCGCAGGCCTCGATCACGGAGGCCAGGCGGCTGCCCGCATCGATCAACACGACGTCGTAGCGGGGATAGAGCGCGCCCAGCTTGCGCGCGAGCGCACGTCGCTCCATCGGCCCGGCATCGAGCAGGAGCGCTTCGTCGCCCGGCCCCGCCGGGAGCAGATCCAGGCCGTCGCGGATCTGCACGACCAGGTCCGCCGGAGCGGCGGTGCCGGCCCGGACGGCGGCGAGGCCGCGCACGTCGGCGAGCCCGAACAGCATGTGCAACCAGCCCTGGGAGCCGTCCACGAGGAGCACTCGCTCGCCGCGACGCGCCAGACCCACCGCCAGGAGCGAGGCCACCGTGGAGGTGCCCACCCCGCCCTTGCCCCCCGCGACCACGATCACGCGGCTCGCGTCGGAGGCGGCGTCGGTGGGACCGCGCTGGTTCAGGAACGTGCGCAGGGACGCCATCTGCCCGCTCATGCGACCCTCTCGATCCCGGACGCCGGATCCGGAACGCCCAGCGTGCGCAGGAGGCGCGAGCGCGCGGGGTGGAGGTGGGCGGGCACGTCCTGGCCGTCGCAGACCCAGCGGCAAGGCAGACCCAGGCGGATGGCCAGCTCGGCGGCCACGCTCTCGTCCGGCACCTCGTCCAGCTTGGTGGGCAGGACGTGCGTGGGAGAGAAGCGGGCGTAGCTGTCGAGGAAGCCCGCGGCCGCGTCCGTGCGCATGTGCGCCGGAAGCACCAGGTGGACCTCGTCGGGCTCGAGCGCCTCCAGCAACGCCGCCCATTCGACCGTCCCGGCCCGCGCCTGGGTGACCCGGCCGGGCGTGTCCACCAGGACCACGTCGCAGTCCGCCAGGCGGCGCAGCGCGTCCTTGATGTCCACGTCCCCGTAGACGACCTCGAGCGGCGCGCCCATCACCTCGGCGTAGCGGCCCAGCTGCTCCACCGCCGCCACCCGGAACGTGTCCAGGCTCAGGAAGCCGACCTTGCGGTCCCCGTACGCCTGCGGGTGCACGCCCAGCTTCACGGCCGTCGTGGTCTTGCCCGCGCCGGTGGGTCCCACCAGGGCGATGACCCGGCGCTCGTGCCGTTCGGGCGCGCACGCGGCGGATTCCTGGTCCAGCGAGCGCAGCAGCGCGCCCAGGCGCTCGGAGGCCACGACCACGACCTCCACCTGACGGGTGCCGTTGTCGTGGAAGTGGCGGGTGCTGAGGATGACGGCGTCGTCTCCCAGCGCGGCGCGCGCGTGCGCCAGCACCTCGTGGAGGTGCAGCCCGCGAAAGATCTCAAGCTGCATCGGGAAGCTCCCAGGTCGCGATCGAGTTCACGGTGAGCTGCGGAGGCAGCTCGGACAGCGAGACCACCGGCACCTGTGGCAGCACCGGTTCGATGAGACGGCGGATGCCCACCCGGAGGCCGGGCGGAGCGATCAGCGGGTGGTCGCCCCCCGGCGTGCGCGCCAACCGATCGAGCTGGCTGAGCAGGCGGGTGAGCGTGTCGGGATCGAGCAGGGCGCCGGCGTTCCCGTCGCGGGGGCTGAACAGCCGCATGAGCGAGGCTTCGAGCCGCGGTCCGACGGTGATCCCGCGCACGCGCCCCTTCTCGTCGGCGTACTGATCGCCGATGACCTTCGCCAACGCGTAGCGGACCCGTTCGGTGAGGATCTCCGGATCCTTCGAGACCTCGGCGGCATCGGCGAGCGTCTCCAGGATGGTCACCAGGTCGCGGATCGGGACCCGCTCGCGCAGCAGCCGTTGGAGCACCCGGTGCAGCGTGCCCAGCGGCACGCGCTCCGGCACCACGTTCTCCACCAGGGCCGGGTAGAGCTCCTTCAACGTGTCCACCATCTCCTGCACGTCCTGACGGGTCAGGAGGTCGGAGGCGTGGCGCTTGAGGATCTCCATCAGGTGCGTGGCCACGACGGTGGACGGCTCTACCACCGTGTAGCCGCGCAACTCGGCGGTCTGACGCGCGCTGGGCGCGATCCAGCGGGCCGGCAGCCCGAAGCTCGGGTCGATGGTCTCGACGCCTTCGATGGGGCTGGCGTTGCCGGTGTCGAGCGCGAGGAGCTGCCGCGGCATGACCTCGCCTCTGGCCACCTCGGCGCCGCGGATGCGCACCGCATACCCGTCGGGCGGCAGGGAGACGTTGTCGCGGATCCGCACGGGCGGGATGAGGAAGCCGATCTCCTGGGCCGCCTGCTTGCGCAGCAGGCTGATGCGGTCCAGAAGGTCGCCACCGCTCTTCGGATCCACGAGGCTGATCAGCGCGTAGCCGACCTCCAGCTCCACCCGGTCGAGCTGCAGGAGCTCCCGCACGGGGTTCTCCGGCTCGGTCTTGGCGGGCTTCTTCTCCTGTCCGACCTGCGCGGCCTTCTCCTTGTCGGAGCGCCGCTCCTGGGCGAGCCGGGCCACCGCGGCCGTCCCACCCGCCAGGGCGAAGAACGGCAGGGTCGGCAGTCCCGGGATGAGGCCCATCACGGCCAGCACGCCCGCCGCCATCCAGATGGCGTTGGGGTGGGTGCTGAGCTGATCGGCCACCTCGTCGCCCATCTGCAGGCCACCCGCGCTGCGGGTGACCATGATGCCCGCGGCCGTGCTGACGATCAGGGCCGGCACCTGCGACACGAGGCCGTCGCCGACCGTGAGCAGCGTGTATTCGGTCAGCGCCCGTCCCACGGGCATCCCGCGCTGGGCCACCCCGATGAACAGGCCGCCCACGATGTTGATGGCGGTGATGAGCAGCCCCGCGATCGCGTCCCCGCGCACGAACTTGGCGGCACCGTCCATGGCGCCGTAGAAGTCCGCTTCCCGCGAGATCTCCTCGCGGCGCCGCTTGGCCTCCACGTCGTCGATGAGGCCGGCGGAGAGATCCCCGTCGATGCTCATCTGGCGTCCCGGCATCGCGTCCAGCGTGAAGCGCGCGGCCACTTCGGCCACACGGCCCGCACCCTTGGTGATCACCACGAAGTTGATGGCGATCAGGATGAGGAAGATCACCACGCCGACCGCGTAGTTGCCGCCGATCACGAAGTTACCGAACGCGTCGATGACCTTCCCCGCCTCGCCCCGCCCCAGGATCAGCCGGGTGCTGGAGACGTTGAGGGCCAGCCGGTACAGCGTGAACAGCAACAGCATCGCGGGGAAGACACTGAAGTCGAGCGCGCGGCGCGTCTCCAGCGCAACCAGCAGCACGACCAGCGAGGCCGCGATGGACAGGACCAGCAGCAGGTCGAGCACGACCGGCGGCAGCGGCACCACCAGCAGCGCGATGATGGCCACCACGGCGCCGGCCAGGCCCACCTCGGCGTGCTTCCAGGAACCCTGGTCGATCATGCGGATGGCGGAACCGGCGCTCATGCCTCTGGCCTCCGCGTGCTACGACGGTACTGCTCCGAGCGCGCGCGCTGCCGCTGGTGGAAGATGAAGGCCAGCACTTCGGCCACCGCCACGTAGAGCTCGGCGGGAATGACCGAGCCGACCTTGGCGCTCGCGAAGAGTCCGCGCGCCAGCGGCTTGTTCTCCACCACCGGCACGCCGGCGTCGAGCGCGATCTGCTTGATGCGCTGCGCCACCTTGCGCTGTCCCATGGCCAGCACGATGGGCGCCGGGGCCACCTCGGGGTCGTACTTGAGCGCAACGGCGATGTGCGTCGGGTTGGTCACCACCACGTCGGCTTCGGACGCCTTGGCGATCATGCGGTTGCGCGTCATCGCGCGCGCCATCGCACGCATGCGCGTCTTGACCATCGGATCGCCTTCGGCTTCCTTGCGCTCGCGTCGGATCTCCTCGCGGCTCATGCGCAGCTGCTTCTCGTGCTGCCACACCTGGAAGCCGTAGTCGGCCAGCGCGAGCAGCAGGAACACCAGACCGGTGGACAGCAGCAGACGCGGCACGTACTCGCGGATCACGGCGAGCAACCCCAGTGGGGACTGCTGCGCCAGGGCGAAGATGTCCTCGGTGCTGCCCCGCAACGTGCGCCACCCCACCAGACCCACGATCCCGAGCTTGAGGACGGACTTGGCGAGCTCGGCCACGGCCTGCACCCCCAGGATGCGCTTGGCGTTCTTGGCCGGCGACAGGCGCTCCCACTGCGGCTTCAGCGGCTCGAAGGTGAGGACGCCGCGGGCCTGCAGCGCCCCGGTGCCCCCGGTGACCAGCACGGCGAGGGCGAGGGGCGCAGCCAGGAGCATCACCATCTCGGTCAGGATCGAGCGCAGCCACACCGCCACGTTCGGCACGTCGGACGGGAACACCGCCGGGTTGGCCAGCGTGTAGCCGGTCAGGTCCACGAGGCCCCGCCCCATCGCCTCGGCCATGGGTCCGGTGATCACCGCGCCGGCGAGGAGCAGCAAGGCGGTGGGCAGCTCGCGGCTACGCGGCACCTGCCCCTTGCGGTGGGCGTCTTCCCGCCGCTTGGGTGTCGCTTGCTCTGTGCGTTCCTGATCGTCGGCCATGGGACTAGCGGGGCAGGGGGCCGAAGACGCGGCCCAGCAGCGCCTCGTAGTCGCCGGTCCACCCCGAGAAGGTGGTGGCGGCCAGGGGCAGCGTGAGCGCGAGGACGAGCAGACCGATCCCGATCTGCACCGGGAAGGCGACGAGCAGCAGGTTGACCTGCGGAGCGGTGCGGGCCAGCACGCCCAGCGCGGCGTTGGCGATGAGCACCACGGCCACGACGGGCGCGGCCAGGCGCATCCCCATCGCGAAGAGGGTGGTGCCGGCGGTCAGCGTCATGCCGAGACCGCGCGCGGCCGCGAAGCCCGATCCCAGGGGCGCGATGTCGGTGGTGGCGCTCAACGCCTCCAGCATCACCAGGTGCCCCCCCATCGTGAGGAGCAGCACCGTCACGGTGAGGTTCAGGAGCTGACCGAGCGTGGGCGTGGAGATGGAGGACGTCGGGTCCAGCGTGGTGGCGCCGGACAAGCCGATCTGCACCGCCAGCCATTCACCGGCCGCCTCGGCTGCCCCCACGAACACCGCGGCGCCCAGGCCCACCAGGACGCCGATCAGCGTCTCCTCCAGCAGGGTAGCCAGCCCGAAGCGGGCGCCCTCGGCGGTGACGGTGGTGGGCAGCAGCAGGATGGTGAACAGGATGACGAGCGCGGCGCGGATCCGCGCCGGCACCACGCGCGCCGAGTAGACCGGCGCCACCAGCACCACGCCGCCCACCCGGGCCGCGAGCAGCAGCCCCGGCGCCAGGCCGGCGAGCGCGGGAGGAAGGAAGCCGGAATCCATCAGCCGAGGTTCGGGATCGAGCGGAAGAGCTCGGCCGTGTAGTTGACGAGCGTCTGCAGCATCCAGGAGAGCCCGACGATCAGCGTGCCGACGGCCGCCAGCAGCTTGGGCACGAAGGACAGGGTCTGGTCCTGGATCTGGGTGACGGCCTGGAAGACGCTCACCGCCAGGCTGACGCCGACGGCCACGAGCAGCATGGGAGCTGCCACCAGCAGCGCCTGCAGCACGGCGTCGCGCGCCAGGTCGATCGCGAGCGAAGGCGTCATGCCGCGAAGCTCCGGACCAGGCCTTCGATCACCAGACCCCATCCGTCGACCAGCACGAACAGCAACAGCTTGATGGGCAGCGACACCATCACCGGCGGCAGCATGAACATGCCCATGCTCATGAGGATGGAGGCCACGACGAGGTCGATGACGACGAAGGGCAGGTAGAGCACGAACCCGATCTGGAAGGCGGTGCGCAGCTCGCTCGTGACGAACGCGGAGACGAGGACGGGCAACGACAGGTCCTCGGGCGTCTCGGGCGCGTCGGAAGCGGAGAGGTCGATGAAGCGACCGAGGTCGGCCTCGCGCGTCTGCGCCAGCATGAACTCGCGCAGCGGCACCTGGGCCCGGTCGAGCATCTCCACCTGCTCGATCTCGCCCTCCATCCAGGGCGAGACCGCGTCGCGGTTGACGACGTCGAACGTGGGCGCCATCACGAACGCGGTGAGCAACAGCGCCAGGGCGGCCAGGAGCTGGCCGGGAGGCGCGCTCTGGGTGCCCAACGCCTGTCGCAGGAAGTGCAGCACGATCAGCGTGCGGGTGAAGCTGGTCATGAGCAGCACCAGCGTGGGCAGCACCGCCATGAGCCCCAGGAAGACCGCGACGCCCACCGGCCCTTCCAGGCGGAGCGACTCGTCGCCCGCGGCTGCGCCCAGCGGCGAGCTGGCCAGCTCCAGCAGGGTGCCCAGCCCGCCCGTCGCCGTCTCCTGCGCCGAGACGGGCGCGTGGACCAGGAGCAGACCGATCACCACGCCCAGCATCAACACGCGCAAGGGCCAGCCCCGACGGCGGGGCGGCAGGTCGTCCGGCCACTCCTCGTCGTCCAGCGCGGGGATCGCGCCCTCGGGATCGAGCTCCGTCAGCATGCGCACGCCGCCCTCGCCCACCGCCACGGCGAACTGCCGCGTGTCGATGCGCACCACCGCCACGCCCTGCCGCGGCCCCACGGCGACGCGCTCCAGCACCTGCACCCGCCCGTGATAGCCACGGGGGCCGAAGCGGCGCCGCGCGCCGGCCAGCACCCGCGCGAGCACCAGGGCGAGACCACAGAGCGCCAGGGCGCCCGCGGTGAGGATCAGGAAGGTCACGCGGGCCCCATCCCAGCGGCCGCGCCGGCGATCACCCGCGTGAGCCGCACACCGAAATGCTCACCCAGCACCACCACCTCGCCTTCGGCCAGCTTGCGATCGCCGACGAACACGTCGACCGGCTCGCCCGCGAGTCGATCGAGCTGCACCACGGCGCCCCGCGAGAGGTGCAGCAGATCCCGCACGCTCATGGAGGTCCGACCCAGCTCCACCGAGACCGGCATGTCCAGGTCGTAGAGCACCGACAGGTGGGCTTCGCCACCGGTGGCATGGCCGTTCTTGATCTCGGCGAAGTCGTGCGGAGCCGCTTCGGGGGCGGGAGCCGCGGCCGGCTTGGCCGGAGGCGCGGACGGGGACGGCGTCGGATCGGTCACGGTGCGTTCCTTCAGGTCTGTGGGTTCTTGCCACCGCCGCCCGCCGGGGCGGGTCCGGTGACGCGTACGGCGAGGGACTTGCCCGAGCGGCCGGGGCTACCGAGGAAGCGGCGTTGTCCGCCGATCCACAGCTCGATCGGCGCGTCGGTGGACAGTCGCGTCGGCAGGACCATGCCCTCGGTGAGACGGGCGAGCGTGCCGAGCGAAACCCCGAACGCCGGGAGCCGGGCGCTCACCTCCACGTGCGCGCCCATGAGGGTGCGGCGCACGTTGTCGTGGTCCTGCTGGATGGCCGGATCCACGCGGGGCTGCACCACCTCGTCGGGACTGGCCGCCAGGTATTCGTCCATGGCCTGCGTGGGCAGCCAGACGTCGGCCTGGCCCTCCCAGGCTTCCCCGCGCACCGTGAGCTGCACGCCGAAGTAGCGATCCTCGCGGGTCGCGATCGACATCAGCTCCGGTGCCGACTCGAACGCGAGCGGCCCGAAGCTCAGCGGGACGTGCTCGCGCCAGGTGCGCGTGAAGTCGGCGAGCAGGCGCGTGATCACGAGCCCCATGGCCCGGATCTCCAGCTCGCTGGCGGCGCGCTGGATCAGGGCCGGGGTGCCTCCGCCTCCCATGAGGCGCTCGATGCCCGAGAAGAAGAAGTCCGGCGACAGCGTGAGCAGCGCCACGCGGTCGGCGGCTTCGTTGACCGTGTAGAGGTAGGTGTAGCAGGGCTTGGGTAGCCGTTCCCGCACGATGCGGAACGGGGCCAGCTCGATGCCGTTGATTGAGACGCGCACCGACTCGCGGAAGCGCGAGCCCAGCCAGGCCTCGAACTCGGCCGCGAACTCGCCCATGAGCTCGAGGACCTCACCCTGGCGCGGGAGACCGGCCTTGAGCGGACTCTTGAAGTCGTAGCGGAGGAGATCGCCCTCCTCGGGGGCCGCATCCTCCGGGCGCTCGTCGACGACGGCTTCGGCGCTCATTGGATCACGAACCGGGGCATGAAGAGGCTCACCACGTCGCCCGACTCCAGAAGCTCGGAAAGCGCGTCGGCCACCTCGGCCTTCAGGCTGTCGCGCAGCGCGATGTCGGAGAGCTGGTCCACGGAGCGACGCCCGAAGATCTGGAGCAGACGATCGCGCGCCTCGGCCTCCCGGGCGGTGAGCTCCTCGGAGGCCGCCTCGGTGGAGAGCTTGAGGGCCAGGTCCACCAGCAGGAACCGGGAGGGGCTCCCGGCCGGGTTCACGATGACGTTGGGGAGCTGGTAGAGCGCGGCAGCGCCCTCGGACGCTTCGCCCTCGGCGCCCTCCCCGCCGTGGTCCCCGGAGGATCCGCCTTCGGCGGACTCCTCGGGGTCGCCGCCGCCGGGCGCGGCCAGGGCCGGGCCCACCACGAGGACGCCGGCGGCGCCTCCAGCGCCCAGACCCACCAGCATGAGCAGGAGGGGGAGCGCCTTGCCCTTCTTGGGCGGGGCCTCCGCTTCCTGTCCCTCTTCCTTCGGCTGTGCGTCGTCCGACACGATTCCTCGCCTCGATGGACCTGCCGCGTCCCCCGGACGGGGGGATCCGCGCGGCGACCCGGAAAGGCAGGCCGCAGGCCAGGCGGGGGCGTCCGCGCCACCGCTCGGATCGCGGGCTTCAAGACGTGGTCGGACAACGTGTTACGCGTGCAGTGCCGGCGCTCCGCCCGGGACGCGCGGCGCCGGGCGGATCGGCCGGGTCGGGGAGTTCTTCCGCCCTCGGGCGGCGGGAAATTCCGGGCGAGGGGAGCACCCCGGGCTGTGCCGCCCGTCGCTACCCCACGCCCCCTTCGAGGGGAGGGCTCCACCGCCTCCCGCATTGCGATCCGCGGCGGGGCCGCCTACCTGGGAGCATGGCCCGTTCGCTCTTCGACCCCCGCGGCAGCGCCGCGCTGGCCCAGCGCCTGGCGCGCCTGACGCCCGATGCGCCCCGTCAGTGGGGCCGCATGGATGCGCATCAGGCCGTTTGCCACCTCTCGGATGCGTTCGCCTGGTCCCTCGGGCAGCGTCCGGCCACGGCCGAGGGGAAGCCGCCCCTTCCCCCTCCGGTGCTCCGCTGGGTGGCGCTCCGGCTTCCGCTGCCGTGGCCGAAGGGTGGCGTGCCCACCATGCGCGAGGCGGACCAGGAGCGGGATGGCACACGGCCCACCGAGTTCGCCCGCGATCGCGCCCGGTTGGAGGGGCTCATGGCTTCGTTCGCGGCCCTCCCGGACGTGCCTCCCGTGGTGCACCCGTTCTTCGGTCCCATGTCCCGGGGCGATTGGGGACGGTGGGGGTGGCGGCACTGCGACCACCACTTCAGGCAGTTCGGGGTCTAGGCGCGCCCACGCGGTCGCCGGGGGCGCCCACGGGGTCGACGGGGACCCGACATGACGCCGCCCCGGGCCCCCGGAAAGCCGAATGGAGGCCGCCGCTTTCGCGACGACCTCCATTCCACTCCAGGGTCATGCCAGCCCGAGAAGGGCGCGGGCGGGACCGCTCCCGCCGCTTGAGGGACGATCTGCGCGTGCGGAACGTGCGCGCGTCGACGCGTCCCCGACCGGAACCGAATTACCTCTTCAGGTTGACCAGCTCCTGGAGCATCTCGTCCGACGTGGTGATTACCCGCGCGATCGACTGGAAGCCGCGCTGCGTGGTGATCATGTCCGTGAACTGCTCGGACAGGTCCACGTTCGACATCTCGAGCGTGCCGGGGGCGATGGACGACTCGCTCCCCTGGCCCGCGAACCCGATGATGGCCGAACCGGAGTTGGCCGTCTCGGTGAACAGGTTGTCACCCTGGCGCAGCAGACCGCCCGGGTTGGCGAAGTTGGCCAGGCCCACCTGGGCCAGCACCTGGGCCGTCCCGTTGCTGAACGCACCCGTGATGGTGCCGCTGGCGTCGATCGCGATCGACAGCAGCTCACCCATCGTGTAGCCGTCCTGCCGCCGCACCACCGCGGTGGACGCGGACGAGAACTGCGACAGGCCCTGGATGCTGCCCGTGGTGCCGAACTGCACGTCGACCGTCTGGTTGACCGCAGTGTTGGTGGGCGTGAACACCAGGGGAGTGTTCTCCGGCCCGATCAGGGCACCGTTGGCATCGAAGGTCAGGGTGCCGGTGTCGCCGGACACGATGGCGCCGTCGGTCACGGTGATGGCGAAGTCCCACTCGTTGGCATTCGCCGTCTTGGTGAACGTCACGCGCATCTCGTGGGGGAGGCCCAGCGAGTCGTAGACCGTGATCGACGACTCACGCGTATCGCCGGCCGCGGCGCCCGCGTCCAGGTTGCCGCCCAGCTCGGCCACCAGCGTCTCCTGCGCGGCCACCTTCTGGCCGATCGGGAGCTGGATGTCCCCCACCACCGGGGAGAGCACTCCGTTCGTGGCGTTGCGACCCTGCACGATGTAGCCGTTGGACGAGCTGACCAGACGTCCGAGCGCGTCGAACTGGAAGTTGCCCGCGCGGGTGTAGAACTGCTGCTGCCCGTCCGATACTATGAACAGGGCGTCACCCTGGATGGCCAGGTCGGTGTTGACGCCGGTGTTCTGCAGGTTGCCCTGCGTGTACATCATGTCGGCGCTGCCGACGGTGACGCCGAGACCGACCTGGATGGGGTCGGTCCCGAACCCGCCCTGGCCGGCCAGGCCGCCGGGACGGCTCGCGCCCTGGAAGAGCTGCGAGAACGCGTCCTTGAACGTCACGCGCGTGCCCTTGTACCCGAGCGTGTTGACGTTCGCGATGTTGTTCCCGATGGCGTCCATCCGGAACTGGTGGTTGCGGAGGCCGGTGACCCCCGCGAAGAACGACCTCAACATGTGACCGACTCCTTGTATCTCGAGAGGATGAGGTTCAAGTCGTTTCCTCGTGGTCCGGGCGGATCCCGGCGTCCACTCAGGTGCCGAGGCCCAGCTCCGCAACCGCGGAGAAGGGGATCTCGATTCCGTCTGCGATCAGCCGCAGCCCCTGCGGCGTGAAGCGCATGCCTTCGATGACGGCCTTGGTGTAGGTCTGCACCGCCAACGAGTCGCCGTCGGCGTTGACCGCCTCCACTTCGTAGCGGTAGTGACCGTCGGGCAGTCCGTTCGTCAGGGTGGAGACGTCCAGCTCCTGTCGGCCGCCACCCACGGACCCCAGGGGCTGTGAGCCCACCTCGGTGCCGTTGGCGTCGAAGAGCTTCACCGTCACCGCGCCACCCCCTACCGGCATGTCCACCGTGACGGTGTCCTGCGCGGGGACGGAGACCAGGTCGCCGGCCGCCAGCACCTCACGGCCCAACAGGCTGGAGCCCAGCGTTGCCGCCAGCGTCTCGCCCATGGCCGCGTTGGAGGCCGCCTGCGCCTCCATGTTCTCGTTCAGGTTGATGAGCTGCTCCACGCTCGAGAACTGCGCGAGCTGGACCGCCATCTCCTTCCCGTCCATCGGGCTGAGCGGGTCCTGGTTGCGGAGCTGTGCCACCAGGAGCGTCAGGAAGTCGTCGCGGCCCATCGCGTCGTTCGGCGCGAACAGGCTCCCGGGGCTGGAGCTCCCGGTCGACTGGATGCCATCGATCATCGTTGTCCTCCACGTCGGCCGGAGTCGTTCCGGTCGCGGTACAGGGAATCCCAGAAGCCGCGGGAGCGGCTGTCGGTGCCTGGGTGGTTGGCGTC of the Gemmatimonadota bacterium genome contains:
- a CDS encoding FliM/FliN family flagellar motor switch protein, encoding MSAEAVVDERPEDAAPEEGDLLRYDFKSPLKAGLPRQGEVLELMGEFAAEFEAWLGSRFRESVRVSINGIELAPFRIVRERLPKPCYTYLYTVNEAADRVALLTLSPDFFFSGIERLMGGGGTPALIQRAASELEIRAMGLVITRLLADFTRTWREHVPLSFGPLAFESAPELMSIATREDRYFGVQLTVRGEAWEGQADVWLPTQAMDEYLAASPDEVVQPRVDPAIQQDHDNVRRTLMGAHVEVSARLPAFGVSLGTLARLTEGMVLPTRLSTDAPIELWIGGQRRFLGSPGRSGKSLAVRVTGPAPAGGGGKNPQT
- a CDS encoding flagellar basal body-associated FliL family protein, which codes for MSDDAQPKEEGQEAEAPPKKGKALPLLLMLVGLGAGGAAGVLVVGPALAAPGGGDPEESAEGGSSGDHGGEGAEGEASEGAAALYQLPNVIVNPAGSPSRFLLVDLALKLSTEAASEELTAREAEARDRLLQIFGRRSVDQLSDIALRDSLKAEVADALSELLESGDVVSLFMPRFVIQ
- a CDS encoding flagellar hook protein FlgE → MLRSFFAGVTGLRNHQFRMDAIGNNIANVNTLGYKGTRVTFKDAFSQLFQGASRPGGLAGQGGFGTDPIQVGLGVTVGSADMMYTQGNLQNTGVNTDLAIQGDALFIVSDGQQQFYTRAGNFQFDALGRLVSSSNGYIVQGRNATNGVLSPVVGDIQLPIGQKVAAQETLVAELGGNLDAGAAAGDTRESSITVYDSLGLPHEMRVTFTKTANANEWDFAITVTDGAIVSGDTGTLTFDANGALIGPENTPLVFTPTNTAVNQTVDVQFGTTGSIQGLSQFSSASTAVVRRQDGYTMGELLSIAIDASGTITGAFSNGTAQVLAQVGLANFANPGGLLRQGDNLFTETANSGSAIIGFAGQGSESSIAPGTLEMSNVDLSEQFTDMITTQRGFQSIARVITTSDEMLQELVNLKR
- a CDS encoding flagellar hook assembly protein FlgD — encoded protein: MIDGIQSTGSSSPGSLFAPNDAMGRDDFLTLLVAQLRNQDPLSPMDGKEMAVQLAQFSSVEQLINLNENMEAQAASNAAMGETLAATLGSSLLGREVLAAGDLVSVPAQDTVTVDMPVGGGAVTVKLFDANGTEVGSQPLGSVGGGRQELDVSTLTNGLPDGHYRYEVEAVNADGDSLAVQTYTKAVIEGMRFTPQGLRLIADGIEIPFSAVAELGLGT